Genomic window (Deltaproteobacteria bacterium):
GGGGGTCAGGGGTCGGCGAAAATATTTTCATGCTTCTGGGCTCCTATTCCTGCCCCCAAGGGAATCATGAATCATAAAAATGGGTTTTTCCCGGATCTCGAACCTTGCCTCTTGCAACTTGAAACTTTTTTTCTAAGGGGAAAATAGACGATGGACAAGACTTGTAATGACGAGACCAAGCCTCTGGATATGCATAACCTGCAATTCGATATGGCGGCCCAATATTTGGACCATGATGCCTGGATCTTGGAAAAAATCAAGCACCCCCGCCGGGAATTCTCGGTCAAGTTTCCCCTTCAAATGGATGACGGGCATATCGAATTGCTCTCCGGCTATCGGGTTCAACATAATACCCTGCGCGGTCCGGCCAAAGGGGGCATCCGCTATCATCCCCTGGTCAATCTCGACGAGGTGCGGGCCCTGGCCGGCTGGATGACCTGGAAATGCGCCGTTGTGGACCTCCCTTTCGGAGGGGCCAAGGGGGGGGTTACTTGCGACCCTTCGGCTATGTCCGCCAAAGAAATCGAACGACTCACCCGGAGGTATATCTGGGAGATCTCCCCGGTCATCGGACCGGAGATCGATATTCCGGCCCCGGATATGAACACCAATCCCCAGGTCATGGCCTGGATCGTTGACACCTATAGCGTCTTCAAAGGCTATACCTGCAACAGCGTGGTGACAGGCAAACCGATTTCCATCGGCGGTTCCCTGGGAAGACTCAAGGCCACTTCTCAGGGATGCGTTTACGTATTGGAGGAGGCAGCCAAGATTCTCAACCTGAACCTGGCTGGCTGCCGGGTAGCGGTCCAGGGATTCGGGAACGTGGGCTATCATGGGGCCGAACTCCTTCACCGGATGGGGATCAAGGTGATTGCCGTATCGGACGTTGAGGGCGGTGTCTACAACGAGGCCGGCCTGGACCCGGGCAAAGTCCTTCTTCATCAGCAGAAGTCACGGCACCTGCCGGGCTATCCGGATGGTGAACCCTTAACCAACCGGGAACTCCTGACCCTGCCCTGCGATGTCCTGATCCTGGCCGCCATGGAGGGGCAGATAAACCGCACCAACGCCCCTGATATAAAAGCAAAAGTCATTGTCGAAGGGGCCAATGGTCCCACCAGCCCTTTGGCCGATGAAATCCTGGAAAGCAACGGGGTGTTTATCATCCCCGACATCCTGGCCAACGCCGGCGGCGTTACGGTTTCCTATTTCGAATGGGTTCAGAACGTCCAGAAATTGTTCTGGTCCGAAAAGGACGTCAACCAGCGGCTGGAAGAGATCATGAAACGGGCCTTTGCCGAGGTCTATGCCATTGCCCGGGATAAAAAGGTCTCCATGCGCACCGCCGCTTATATCCTCGGCATTGGCCGGGTGGCCGAGGCCAAAAGAGTCAGGGGGATATTCCCTTGAAGGCATCAAGGAGGGTCTGAAATAGTATACGTCCTATCGGTCACCTTATCATTCCCATTGCGCAGATCCAGCAGCCTCCTTGGGCAGTAAGCTGTGGATGAGGCGGCTGATTACATCCAGGATCAACGGCTTGATCACTAAAGCTTTGATGCCTGCTGCCTCGGCCTCTTGGGCGGTGATTCCTTCACAGTATTCGGAGGAAAGGATAATCGGAATATCCGGGCGGACGGCCAGGATCCCACGGGCCAGCATAACCCCGGTCATCTCGGGCATGGTTTGATCGGTGATAACCAGGTCAAAATAATCAGGCCTGGCTTGAAACTCCTTTAACGCTTCAAGGCTGCTGGTCTGGCTAACCACATCATAGCCCAGACGGCTTAACATCTGATGTCCTTGTTCAGCCAGAGAAACCTCATCCTCCACGAAGAGGATCCTGCCTTTTTCAGGGAGCGGAGGTTTTGGAAAGATCGGGATGGGATCCTGACCCTGGCTTTGAGGGAGATAGACGCGAAAAGCAGTTCCTTCCCCCGGTGTGCTTTCCACCCGGGTAGTCCCTCCCAGGCTTTCAACAATTCCCTGGACCACCGCCAAGCCCATTCCGGTGCCCTCTCCGACCTCCTTGGTGGTAAAAAAAGGATCAAAAATCCGGTCGATGATTTTCTGGTCAATCCCCGGCCCGGTATCGCGAATGGTTAATCTTAAATAAGGACCGGGCGGTAAACTTCTGAGTTGCGGACCGTTTTCGGCGGTCGGGACGTTGTCTTCAAGTAAAATTTCCAAAAAACCGAGCTTTCCTTTCATGGCCCAGGAGGCGTTATTACAGATATTCAATACAATTTGAAGAATTTCATTCGAATTCGCCTTGACAAAATCCTTGTCCGTTTTACACTCATAGCGAACCGCGATGGTCGAAGGAAGGGTGGCACGAAAGAAGTT
Coding sequences:
- a CDS encoding Glu/Leu/Phe/Val dehydrogenase codes for the protein MDKTCNDETKPLDMHNLQFDMAAQYLDHDAWILEKIKHPRREFSVKFPLQMDDGHIELLSGYRVQHNTLRGPAKGGIRYHPLVNLDEVRALAGWMTWKCAVVDLPFGGAKGGVTCDPSAMSAKEIERLTRRYIWEISPVIGPEIDIPAPDMNTNPQVMAWIVDTYSVFKGYTCNSVVTGKPISIGGSLGRLKATSQGCVYVLEEAAKILNLNLAGCRVAVQGFGNVGYHGAELLHRMGIKVIAVSDVEGGVYNEAGLDPGKVLLHQQKSRHLPGYPDGEPLTNRELLTLPCDVLILAAMEGQINRTNAPDIKAKVIVEGANGPTSPLADEILESNGVFIIPDILANAGGVTVSYFEWVQNVQKLFWSEKDVNQRLEEIMKRAFAEVYAIARDKKVSMRTAAYILGIGRVAEAKRVRGIFP
- a CDS encoding PAS domain S-box protein, which encodes VQKIRRLFSGSKVVQEELRFIRADGSLLYGETIGAALYDAVGRLFAVTNVVRDITERKKREAQLLLMASVIEQSDSNIILTDSNGTIQYANTFFERTSGYCRDEILSFHLNTLFQEPKEENIPSIHNTFSQGSGWKGRIKGKRKNGSLYETDLTITPIHDPKGIITNFASFSRDVTRECEMEHYFRQVQKREALGTLAGGIAHEFNNIFGAIIGYTEIGLYKLPEGSRTHDNLKQVFAVCLRARDLIKQILAFSSQSDQERSIIRIHPILQEALNFFRATLPSTIAVRYECKTDKDFVKANSNEILQIVLNICNNASWAMKGKLGFLEILLEDNVPTAENGPQLRSLPPGPYLRLTIRDTGPGIDQKIIDRIFDPFFTTKEVGEGTGMGLAVVQGIVESLGGTTRVESTPGEGTAFRVYLPQSQGQDPIPIFPKPPLPEKGRILFVEDEVSLAEQGHQMLSRLGYDVVSQTSSLEALKEFQARPDYFDLVITDQTMPEMTGVMLARGILAVRPDIPIILSSEYCEGITAQEAEAAGIKALVIKPLILDVISRLIHSLLPKEAAGSAQWE